Proteins from one Syntrophorhabdus sp. genomic window:
- a CDS encoding prepilin-type N-terminal cleavage/methylation domain-containing protein — protein sequence MDKKTERSGRRRFPAGPEGFTLLEILVAFVILATVVTVVLQLFSANLKTLAMSDDYLTATVLADIRMRELLEGGQLKEGTSSETKDGYVMDMTVTEALGERTKGFSWQVFEVVLNVSWQQGVRKRSFSLKTFKTVKREVIKNEEL from the coding sequence GATCCGGAAGGCGCAGGTTTCCCGCAGGCCCGGAAGGTTTCACTCTCCTTGAGATCCTTGTGGCCTTCGTTATTCTTGCCACTGTGGTCACTGTCGTCCTCCAGTTGTTTTCGGCGAATCTCAAGACGCTCGCGATGTCAGACGACTATCTCACGGCAACGGTGCTTGCTGATATCAGGATGAGGGAATTACTTGAGGGTGGGCAGCTGAAGGAGGGTACCTCAAGCGAGACGAAGGATGGCTACGTGATGGACATGACCGTGACGGAGGCGCTTGGGGAGCGCACGAAGGGTTTCTCGTGGCAGGTGTTCGAGGTGGTGCTCAATGTCTCCTGGCAGCAGGGGGTGAGGAAAAGGTCATTCTCTCTGAAGACCTTCAAAACGGTGAAAAGAGAGGTGATCAAGAATGAGGAGCTATAG